A segment of the Methanofastidiosum sp. genome:
AGCTTGTTCGCCGGGTCGTAGGAGTACCTGGTCCTCTCCGCGACCCTCTCCCCCAGGGAAACTGTCTGAGCCGTCCTGTTCCCGAAGAAGTCGTACTCATAACCGACCGTCTCTCCACTCGGGTATGCGACGCCGGCTAGTCGCCCCACCCCGTCGTATCTGTACGATGTAATCCCGTCCGCCGCGGTCTTCTTGATCAATCTCCCCGATAGATCATAGTCGAGGTTGGACGCATACAGGCGCTCTCCACCGTAAACGACCTCCTGCCTTGTATGCGGGGTAACTGTTAAGGCCCGTTGCTGTTGGGGCCTTTGCCTATCCAGGGGGTGTCGAACTCGGGTAATAAGAAACTAATAGGCCGGTTCTGCTTTTAGTATGGATGTTACCTTATGATTTGCTTTATTGCCTTAATAAGCGTGTCATAGCTATCTCCGGTGTTTTCAGAGTGGTTAAACATTAACTTTTGATCTGTCCATGACTTATCATGATTCTTTTTTTGTCCATATATATATCTCCCCGATCTGTACGAACCTGATGGTTTGATGATGATCTTTTGAAAATTCTATTACAGCATTCCCGAAGATATCTGGCTGCACCTCAAGATTAGATAGTGTATAGCCTGTGTTTTGTATGGCAGAATTAATTTGATCGAGTAGTTTCTTTTTTTTCTGCTCCCTTTCTTCATTAATCTTAGAATTCTTCGAGACAATCATTTAATCATACGCTACCCTTCATCACAATCTTGTATTTGATGCAATCCGCATTTTGTTTTACAACGCATTGAAGTTTTTATCAATGACCCGCTCAAACTTTTGGGGACCAGATAATTGATAGTTTTTATCAGGATAATCCTCGACTCCATAAATAGTTAACGCCTCTCCGTGCAGGGCTGCATCTTGAATAAGAACTGACAGACAATTCGACGGATTGACTATTTGGGAACCGTATTTTCTGACAATGAGCATTTCTTCAACATCAACAACGCTTAATTTCCCTGCGATTGCATCAACTAATGCGTATGGAAATCCTAAATCAAAAAGATGTTCAATAGCAGAACTTTTAATTTGCTCTAATACAACTCCACTGTCAATATTTAGTTTCATGATAGAAGCGCCTGCTTTTAGAACAATGAGGTAGTTTGAATATACAAAGATTGACCTTATTTTTCCTTCTGCCAATCTCCAGAGTAAAGAGCCAGATGCAATATCATAAGCAAGTAGACCCTTTTCTTTGCCGCCTAAGCCCTTCTCCCAACTGCCGACAAACAATTTGCTCCCATCCACAGATACAGGTATCCCATACTGGCTGTTATAAGATGAACATCCAACATTCAGCTCTTTGGGCGGTTTATCATAGAAATAAACCGTACATATTCCGTCATACTTACAAACCACCTTTTCTATGACTCCATTTTCGATTATTTCCATGAAACCATCTTCAATATTTTCTATACGCATTTTTTCACCGCCTCACTTGAAATTTACCTTAAATCCGTAC
Coding sequences within it:
- a CDS encoding RHS repeat protein — its product is MIKKTAADGITSYRYDGVGRLAGVAYPSGETVGYEYDFFGNRTAQTVSLGERVAERTRYSYDPANKL
- a CDS encoding PQQ-like beta-propeller repeat protein; its protein translation is MRIENIEDGFMEIIENGVIEKVVCKYDGICTVYFYDKPPKELNVGCSSYNSQYGIPVSVDGSKLFVGSWEKGLGGKEKGLLAYDIASGSLLWRLAEGKIRSIFVYSNYLIVLKAGASIMKLNIDSGVVLEQIKSSAIEHLFDLGFPYALVDAIAGKLSVVDVEEMLIVRKYGSQIVNPSNCLSVLIQDAALHGEALTIYGVEDYPDKNYQLSGPQKFERVIDKNFNAL